The following DNA comes from Deltaproteobacteria bacterium.
CGGCCTACGCCGAATTCAAAACGGCGGTGGAAGACCTGAAGCCCGAGCCGCCCGCTTCGAAGCCTGCCGCGAAGCCCGCCGCGAAACCCGCGGAAAAACCGCGCGCGAAGACTGCGAAACCGCGGGAATCGGCGCCGCGAAAGCCCGCGAGAAAAACCGCGACGAAACCGGTGAAGGCGACGGCGAAGAGTCCGCGCGCGAAATCGACGACCGCCGCGAAGTCGCCGACCACCGCGAAGACGAGCTCAACCGCTCCGAGAAAGCCACGCGCACGCAAACCGAAATCCGCGTGACGGGGATATCGATGCCGATGCGAATGCGTTTCTGGGCGATGGCGGCGATCATCTGGCTGGCGACGGCGACGAGCGCACCGGCCCGCGAGGTCTGGCTCGATTACACGGACGGTCCCGAGATCTACGCGTGCGACACGTACGGCCACGAGGATGACGTCTATACGATGCGTTTTACGCCCGAGGCCCGCGTGACGCTCCTGCGCGTGTGGTTTCGCGCCGAGGACGCCGGCACGCTCACCGTTCACGTCTGGCCCGACGCGGACGGGCTTCCCGACACGGCGCGCGACCTGATCGAACCCTTCGACGTCGAGACCGAGGACGGCAGCAAGCCGTATTCAATCGACGTGTCGGAGGCGAATCTCACGATCGACGCGCGGCTCGAGTTCCACGTCGGCCTCGTGCGCAAGACGGACGACGGCGCGCGGCTGTGCATGGATTCGACGAAGGATGCATTGTCGCGGGCGTGGCGGCGCATCGGCGACACGTGGCAGGACAACGAGCGCGACTGGATGCTGCGCGTACAGGCGAACTACGACGACGAACCGACGAGGTGGTACTTCGAGGACGTCACGACGTCGTCGGGTTTCGTGCCGGGTTCGCGCGTGGCGGCGGGCGACTACGACGGCGACGGCGACGCGGACCTGCTCGTCTCCGGCGTCGTGCTCTTCGCAAACGACGGCGCGGGATTCTTCACCGACGTGACGGCGGCGGCGGGACTTGGCGGCGTGGGCGGCAACGGCGGGCTCTTCGCCGACATCGACAACGACGGCGACCTCGACGTCTTCACGATGGTGAACAGTCTTTCCGAATACGACCGGATCTTCGCGAACAATGGCGACGGGACGTTCACCGACGTCACGGACGCGGCGATCGTCGAGGCCGATCGCGACCTGCTCCCCACCGAGGGTGCGACCTTCGCCGACCTGAACGGAGACGGGTTCCTGGACCTGTACCTCGCCAACTATGAAATGCCGCAGGATGTCTCCGGCGAGCTCGCCGTCGGCACGCGTGACAAGCTCTACCTGAACAACGGCGACGGCACATTCACGGAGACCGGCGCGGCGTGGGGGATCGATCCGCTGCTCGCGACGGACGACCACCGTTGCGGGCGCGGC
Coding sequences within:
- a CDS encoding CRTAC1 family protein — its product is MPMRMRFWAMAAIIWLATATSAPAREVWLDYTDGPEIYACDTYGHEDDVYTMRFTPEARVTLLRVWFRAEDAGTLTVHVWPDADGLPDTARDLIEPFDVETEDGSKPYSIDVSEANLTIDARLEFHVGLVRKTDDGARLCMDSTKDALSRAWRRIGDTWQDNERDWMLRVQANYDDEPTRWYFEDVTTSSGFVPGSRVAAGDYDGDGDADLLVSGVVLFANDGAGFFTDVTAAAGLGGVGGNGGLFADIDNDGDLDVFTMVNSLSEYDRIFANNGDGTFTDVTDAAIVEADRDLLPTEGATFADLNGDGFLDLYLANYEMPQDVSGELAVGTRDKLYLNNGDGTFTETGAAWGIDPLLATDDHRCGRGVNAADFDEDGDADIYVSDYRLDPNFLWVNNGDGSVTDRAEDLGVQGNRAFGSWGHTIGSAWGDFNNDAHLDLFTANLAHPRYADFSDVSHLYINNGPPTWDFTDATNDWGIVYIETHSEPALGDWNNDGWLDLLLTNVYPDFFAQLYRNNGNGTFTELYYYSGLNIEDGWGAVLADVDADGWLDAVSNRGLFRNTLGEWDEFAEHHWLKVRARCTSGDPFCVGGRIEVQLAADSGTQAREITAGKGTTNQDDFTQHFGLNLCKEAWRVTVRFPGGAQTTRYQVSADEVVEFTEGDPSDSEPKVPPLQEECVLVDYPEPEWPNADDDADDDAQGDDDATDDDASDGIPEDADDDDDSDDGGCGC